In Tripterygium wilfordii isolate XIE 37 chromosome 15, ASM1340144v1, whole genome shotgun sequence, one DNA window encodes the following:
- the LOC120017073 gene encoding guanine nucleotide-binding protein subunit beta-like protein: protein MSLQEALYLRGTMRAHTDMVTAIATPIDNSDMIVTASRDKSIILWNLTKEEKTYGVPKRRLTGHSHFVQDVVLSSDGQFALSGSWDGELRLWDLAAGTSARRFVGHTKDVLSVAFSIDNRQIVSASRDKTIKLWNTLGECKYTIQDGDAHSEWVSCVRFSPSNLQPTIVSASWDRTVKVWNLSNCKLRNTLSGHSGYVNTVAVSPDGSLCASGGKDMTILLWDLAEGKKLYSLDAGAVINALCFSPNRYWLCAATEQSIKIWDLESKSIVEDLKVDLKTEAEKSEDNTATSNKKVIYCTSLSWSADGSTLFSGYTDGVVRVWGVGRY, encoded by the exons ATGTCACTGCAAGAGGCTCTCTATCTCCGCGGCACCATGCGTGCCCACACCGACATGGTGACGGCGATTGCCACTCCTATTGACAACTCTGATATGATTGTCACCGCCTCCCGTGACAAGTCCATCATTCTATGGAACCTCACCAAGGAAGAGAAGACCTATGGTGTTCCCAAACGTCGCCTCACAGGGCACTCACACTTCGTTCAGGATGTTGTTTTATCGTCCGACGGCCAATTCGCGCTGTCCGGTTCCTGGGACGGCGAGCTCCGCCTCTGGGACCTTGCTGCTGGAACCTCCGCCCGTCGATTCGTTGGCCACACCAAAGATGTCCTGTCCGTTGCTTTCTCGATCGATAACCGTCAGATCGTTTCGGCATCCAGGGACAAAACTATCAAGCTATGGAACACACTTGGTGAGTGCAAGTACACCATTCAGGACGGAGATGCTCACTCTGAGTGGGTCAGCTGTGTGAGGTTCAGCCCTAGTAACCTCCAGCCTACTATTGTATCGGCCTCGTGGGACCGGACCGTGAAGGTCTGGAACCTCAGCAATTGCAAGCTCAGGAACACCTTGAGTGGTCACTCTGGGTACGTGAACACTGTTGCCGTGTCCCCTGATGGATCTCTCTGCGCTAGTGGAGGAAAAGATATGACTATTCTTCTGTGGGATTTGGCGGAAGGTAAAAAGCTGTACTCACTTGATGCCGGTGCAGTGATCAACGCTCTCTGCTTCAGCCCCAACAGGTACTGGCTCTGTGCTGCAACTGAGCAGAGCATCAAGATCTGGGATCTGGAGAGCAAGAGTATTGTTGAGGACTTAAAGGTCGATCTCAAGACGGAAGCAGAGAAATCTGAAGATAACACCGCTACCTCCAACAAGAAg GTAATATACTGCACAAGCTTGAGCTGGAGTGCAGATGGAAGTACATTGTTTAGTGGTTATACTGATGGTGTAGTCAGGGTTTGGGGTGTTGGCCGCTACTAG
- the LOC120017044 gene encoding uncharacterized protein LOC120017044 isoform X2, producing the protein MMATLLENEEDSSDSDEDVLDEDLEALRQACILTGTTPGNVRDFQGSKSTSPSTYAAVEAIKPIGGGSLVASDSDSDEDFQLVRNIQDRFSLTADSCEPLSLKPLSAIHPFLDREELEDDDFETLRAVQRRFEAYNTGSLENGKEDFLQNQEHINVSGKASKNETLNYSIVNERHACEENKDLGEGGDAPQLSGDCKEIQLFDSRDQHQSDACKFSMLPLRNSSFPKSAQVFIDAIKKNRSFQKFVRAKMTQIEARLEENKKLRERIKILKDFQAACKKVTGRALSQRKDPRFQLISARDSKVNAKKASATHFGPVENYHVANYRVALTNFPIVLHRNKWTEAEKENLVKGIRQQFQKLVLQISEDLFSGSEGTSGNASSFDDILASVRDFEITPEQIREFLPKVNWDELASLYVMGRSGAECEARWLNFEDPLINREKWTPKEDKLLLYIVQEKGITNWFDIAVSLGTNRTPYQCLARFQRSLNACILKKEWTKEEDAQLRTAVEAFGESNWQSLASTLEGRTGPQCSNRWKKSLHPGRQKVGRWALDEDKRLTVAAMIFGQKNWNKIAKFVSGRTQVQCRERWVNSLDPSVNRSKWTEEEDSKLKAAAAENGYCWSKVASCLPSRTDNQCWRRWKVLVPDEFIRLQQARRIQKAALIGNFVDRESERPALGPNDFIPLSMICAVPESENVNQPRQCKRKLSVSKKITSKRLRKEAQICSEEVPGTINDNEVEIFDGHDATPNKKMTNCNSQLMTGGCEVVDSVEKKRFLKCQSESSRSLEPDGERTSLLVFPSESLESGTTDGGIIRTCDGRNATSNKKMVSRKQHARKRLHVKSGQEQCGMGSFGMSLLSGTIDGTELINDPSVHQDSTSLMVTSGEEPGILHVDNASGEKTPKLRTRRKACISSDERCNGLAKPLQSMELRNTGCKGGWNLVFDTITSSKGDGFLKQFRKRKRRPELAKECQEIQIVHGRRDGPKISKYRAETSSKQLLQTPDDDDIKISALLNNKLKNRKSQVARSACQSCSPTMESCEKLDGLDAVDCRAIDPCQPVSTDQSCDCETDDITLACFLRNSHKKNDMDKIIAPLEHGNTGQEGNHAADVDTLACFLRSTSKKRRLKKKKLELPAD; encoded by the exons ATGATGGCTACCTTGCTGGAGAACGAAGAGGACTCCAGTGACAGCGATGAAGACGTTTTGGACGAGGACTTGGAAGCCCTAAGGCAAGCCTGTATCCTCACAGGCACTACTCCCGGCAATGTCCGTGACTTTCAAGGCAGTAAGAGCACGTCGCCGTCTACCTATGCCGCTGTAGAGGCCATTAAACCTATTGGAGGAGGTTCTTTGGTGGCTTCGGACTCTGACAGCGACGAAGATTTTCAACTGGTGCGCAATATACAGGATCGGTTCTCTTTAACGGCGGATTCGTGCGAACCGCTCTCCTTGAAGCCTTTATCTGCTATTCATCCCTTTCTGGATCGGGAGGAGTTGGAAGACGACGATTTTGAGACTCTACGAGCTGTTCAGAGGCGTTTTGAGGCCTACAATACCG GTTCGTTAGAGAACGGAAAAGAAGATTTTTTACAGAACCAGGAGCATATCAATGTATCAGGCAAAGCCTCCAAGAATGAAACTTTGAATTATTCCATTGTTAATGAAAGGCATGCTTGCgaagaaaataaagatttaGGGGAAGGTGGTGATGCCCCCCAATTATCTGGTGATTGCAAGGAGATACAGCTGTTTGATTCGAGGGACCAGCATCAATCAGATGCTTGTAAGTTTTCTATGTTGCCATTGAGAAATTCTAGCTTCCCAAAGTCTGCACAGGTGTTTATTGATGCCATTAAGAAGAACAGGTCATTCCAGAAGTTTGTGCGTGCTAAGATGACTCAGATTGAAGCAAGACTAGAGGAGAACAAAAAACTTAGGGAACGCATTAAAATCCTGAAAGACTTCCAAGCTGCTTGCAAAAAAGTAACAGGGCGAGCATTATCCCAGAGAAAGGATCCTCGTTTCCAACTGATTTCAGCACGAGATTCAAAG GTTAATGCTAAAAAGGCCTCTGCTACTCACTTTGGCCCAGTGGAGAATTATCATGTTGCTAACTACAGAGTCGCATTGACGAACTTTCCAATTGTATTACACCGAAATAAATGGACAGAGGCAGAGAAAGAGAATCTTGTGAAGGGGATAAGACAACAGTTTCAGAAATTGGTGCTTCAAATTTCAGAAGATTTATTCAG TGGTTCAGAGGGAACTTCTGGAAATGCAAGTAGTTTCGATGACATACTTGCATCTGTTAGAGATTTCGAAATTACACCGGAACAAATTAGGGAATTTCTTCCCAAAGTTAACTGGGATGAGTTGGCTTCCTTGTACGTCATGGGTCGTTCTGGTGCTGAATGTGAAGCAAG ATGGTTGAACTTTGAAGATCCCTTAATCAATCGCGAAAAATGGACCCCCAAAGAGGATAAGCTTCTTCTGTATATTGTCCAAGAGAAGGGGATCACAAACTGGTTTGATATTGCAGTATCACTGGGGACAAACAGGACCCCATACCAGTGCTTGGCCCGCTTCCAAAGAAGTTTAAATGCTTGCATATTGAAGAAGGAGTGGACCAAGGAAGAGGATGCTCAACTTCGAACTGCCGTAGAAGCTTTTGGTGAGAGTAATTGGCAGTCCCTAGCTTCTACTTTAGAAGGTCGCACTGGTCCTCAATGCTCCAATAG ATGGAAAAAGTCCCTTCACCCTGGCAGACAAAAGGTGGGGAGGTGGGCGCTGGATGAAGACAAGCGCTTGACGGTTGCTGCAATGatttttggacaaaaaaattggAACAAAATTGCTAAGTTTGTGTCCGGTCGGACTCAAGTGCAATGTAGAGAAAG ATGGGTGAATTCTTTGGACCCTTCTGTAAATCGCAGTAAATGGACTGAAGAAGAGGATTCCAAGTTGAAAGCAGCGGCCGCAGAAAATGGATATTGCTGGTCTAAGGTTGCTTCATGTTTACCTTCACGGACCGATAACCAGTGTTGGAG GAGATGGAAGGTGTTAGTTCCAGATGAATTTATTCGGCTCCAACAAGCAAGAAGGATACAAAAAGCTGCTCTTATTGGCAACTTTGTGGATCGGGAGTCAGAGCGTCCTGCACTTGGTCCTAATGATTTTATTCCCTTGTCGATGATTTGTGCAGTTCCTGAATCTGAGAATGTGAATCAGCCAAGGCAATGTAAAAGGAAATTAAG TGTTTCAAAGAAAATTACATCCAAGAGGCTTAGAAAAGAAGCTCAAATTTGTTCTGAAGAAGTCCCAGGGACCATCAATGACAATGAAGTTGAGATCTTTGATGGGCATGATGCCACTCCAAATAAAAAGATGACAAACTGTAATTCCCAACTAATGACTGGTGGATGTGAAGTAGTTGATAGTGTTGAGAAGAAAAGGTTTCTCAAATGTCAGTCTGAAAGTAGTAGATCTTTGGAACCAGATGGAGAGAGAACAAGCCTCCTCGTATTTCCCTCTGAAAGTTTGGAATCAGGGACAACTGATGGTGGTATTATCAGGACCTGTGATGGGAGGAATGCTACTTCAAATAAGAAAATGGTATCCCGCAAACAGCATGCTAGAAAAAGATTGCATGTTAAATCAGGTCAAGAACAATGTGGTATGGGGTCTTTTGGAATGTCCTTATTATCCGGAACTATTGATGGTACAGAACTAATAAATGATCCTTCAGTTCATCAGGATTCAACATCATTGATGGTGACGAGTGGTGAAGAGCCTGGCATTCTTCATGTGGACAATGCTTCTGGGGAGAAGACTCCTAAACTGCGAACAAGAAGGAAAGCATGTATAAGTTCGGATGAACGTTGCAATGGATTAGCGAAGCCCCTTCAAAGTATGGAATTGAGAAATACGGGTTGCAAGGGAGGTTGGAACCTGGTTTTCGATACAATCACTTCGAGTAAGGGAGATGGTTTTCTGAAGCAGTTCcgcaaaaggaaaagaagacctGAATTAGCCAAGGAATGCCAGGAAATTCAGATTGTTCATGGTCGGCGAGATGGccccaaaatttcaaaatatagaGCCGAAACTTCTTCAAAGCAACTTTTACAAACACCAGATGATGATGACATTAAAATTTCTGCTCTTCTCAATAATAAATTGAAGAACAGAAAGTCTCAAGTTGCGAGAAGTGCTTGTCAGTCTTGCTCCCCAACCATGGAATCGTGCGAGAAGCTCGATGGACTAGATGCAGTTGATTGCAGGGCCATTGACCCTTGTCAACCTGTGAGCACTGATCAATCTTGTGACTGTGAGACCGATGACATTACTCTTGCTTGCTTTTTGCGTAATAGTCATAAGAAAAATGATATGGATAAGATCATTGCCCCCCTTGAACATGGCAACACTGGGCAGGAAGGCAATCATGCTGCTGATGTTGATACTCTTGCTTGCTTCCTGCGGAGTACATCAAAGAAACGGCGCCTTAAGAAAAAGAAGTTGGAGCTGCCTGCGGATTAG
- the LOC120017044 gene encoding uncharacterized protein LOC120017044 isoform X1, with the protein MMATLLENEEDSSDSDEDVLDEDLEALRQACILTGTTPGNVRDFQGSKSTSPSTYAAVEAIKPIGGGSLVASDSDSDEDFQLVRNIQDRFSLTADSCEPLSLKPLSAIHPFLDREELEDDDFETLRAVQRRFEAYNTGSLENGKEDFLQNQEHINVSGKASKNETLNYSIVNERHACEENKDLGEGGDAPQLSGDCKEIQLFDSRDQHQSDACKFSMLPLRNSSFPKSAQVFIDAIKKNRSFQKFVRAKMTQIEARLEENKKLRERIKILKDFQAACKKVTGRALSQRKDPRFQLISARDSKVNAKKASATHFGPVENYHVANYRVALTNFPIVLHRNKWTEAEKENLVKGIRQQFQKLVLQISEDLFSGSEGTSGNASSFDDILASVRDFEITPEQIREFLPKVNWDELASLYVMGRSGAECEARWLNFEDPLINREKWTPKEDKLLLYIVQEKGITNWFDIAVSLGTNRTPYQCLARFQRSLNACILKKEWTKEEDAQLRTAVEAFGESNWQSLASTLEGRTGPQCSNRWKKSLHPGRQKVGRWALDEDKRLTVAAMIFGQKNWNKIAKFVSGRTQVQCRERWVNSLDPSVNRSKWTEEEDSKLKAAAAENGYCWSKVASCLPSRTDNQCWRRWKVLVPDEFIRLQQARRIQKAALIGNFVDRESERPALGPNDFIPLSMICAVPESENVNQPRQCKRKLSSVSKKITSKRLRKEAQICSEEVPGTINDNEVEIFDGHDATPNKKMTNCNSQLMTGGCEVVDSVEKKRFLKCQSESSRSLEPDGERTSLLVFPSESLESGTTDGGIIRTCDGRNATSNKKMVSRKQHARKRLHVKSGQEQCGMGSFGMSLLSGTIDGTELINDPSVHQDSTSLMVTSGEEPGILHVDNASGEKTPKLRTRRKACISSDERCNGLAKPLQSMELRNTGCKGGWNLVFDTITSSKGDGFLKQFRKRKRRPELAKECQEIQIVHGRRDGPKISKYRAETSSKQLLQTPDDDDIKISALLNNKLKNRKSQVARSACQSCSPTMESCEKLDGLDAVDCRAIDPCQPVSTDQSCDCETDDITLACFLRNSHKKNDMDKIIAPLEHGNTGQEGNHAADVDTLACFLRSTSKKRRLKKKKLELPAD; encoded by the exons ATGATGGCTACCTTGCTGGAGAACGAAGAGGACTCCAGTGACAGCGATGAAGACGTTTTGGACGAGGACTTGGAAGCCCTAAGGCAAGCCTGTATCCTCACAGGCACTACTCCCGGCAATGTCCGTGACTTTCAAGGCAGTAAGAGCACGTCGCCGTCTACCTATGCCGCTGTAGAGGCCATTAAACCTATTGGAGGAGGTTCTTTGGTGGCTTCGGACTCTGACAGCGACGAAGATTTTCAACTGGTGCGCAATATACAGGATCGGTTCTCTTTAACGGCGGATTCGTGCGAACCGCTCTCCTTGAAGCCTTTATCTGCTATTCATCCCTTTCTGGATCGGGAGGAGTTGGAAGACGACGATTTTGAGACTCTACGAGCTGTTCAGAGGCGTTTTGAGGCCTACAATACCG GTTCGTTAGAGAACGGAAAAGAAGATTTTTTACAGAACCAGGAGCATATCAATGTATCAGGCAAAGCCTCCAAGAATGAAACTTTGAATTATTCCATTGTTAATGAAAGGCATGCTTGCgaagaaaataaagatttaGGGGAAGGTGGTGATGCCCCCCAATTATCTGGTGATTGCAAGGAGATACAGCTGTTTGATTCGAGGGACCAGCATCAATCAGATGCTTGTAAGTTTTCTATGTTGCCATTGAGAAATTCTAGCTTCCCAAAGTCTGCACAGGTGTTTATTGATGCCATTAAGAAGAACAGGTCATTCCAGAAGTTTGTGCGTGCTAAGATGACTCAGATTGAAGCAAGACTAGAGGAGAACAAAAAACTTAGGGAACGCATTAAAATCCTGAAAGACTTCCAAGCTGCTTGCAAAAAAGTAACAGGGCGAGCATTATCCCAGAGAAAGGATCCTCGTTTCCAACTGATTTCAGCACGAGATTCAAAG GTTAATGCTAAAAAGGCCTCTGCTACTCACTTTGGCCCAGTGGAGAATTATCATGTTGCTAACTACAGAGTCGCATTGACGAACTTTCCAATTGTATTACACCGAAATAAATGGACAGAGGCAGAGAAAGAGAATCTTGTGAAGGGGATAAGACAACAGTTTCAGAAATTGGTGCTTCAAATTTCAGAAGATTTATTCAG TGGTTCAGAGGGAACTTCTGGAAATGCAAGTAGTTTCGATGACATACTTGCATCTGTTAGAGATTTCGAAATTACACCGGAACAAATTAGGGAATTTCTTCCCAAAGTTAACTGGGATGAGTTGGCTTCCTTGTACGTCATGGGTCGTTCTGGTGCTGAATGTGAAGCAAG ATGGTTGAACTTTGAAGATCCCTTAATCAATCGCGAAAAATGGACCCCCAAAGAGGATAAGCTTCTTCTGTATATTGTCCAAGAGAAGGGGATCACAAACTGGTTTGATATTGCAGTATCACTGGGGACAAACAGGACCCCATACCAGTGCTTGGCCCGCTTCCAAAGAAGTTTAAATGCTTGCATATTGAAGAAGGAGTGGACCAAGGAAGAGGATGCTCAACTTCGAACTGCCGTAGAAGCTTTTGGTGAGAGTAATTGGCAGTCCCTAGCTTCTACTTTAGAAGGTCGCACTGGTCCTCAATGCTCCAATAG ATGGAAAAAGTCCCTTCACCCTGGCAGACAAAAGGTGGGGAGGTGGGCGCTGGATGAAGACAAGCGCTTGACGGTTGCTGCAATGatttttggacaaaaaaattggAACAAAATTGCTAAGTTTGTGTCCGGTCGGACTCAAGTGCAATGTAGAGAAAG ATGGGTGAATTCTTTGGACCCTTCTGTAAATCGCAGTAAATGGACTGAAGAAGAGGATTCCAAGTTGAAAGCAGCGGCCGCAGAAAATGGATATTGCTGGTCTAAGGTTGCTTCATGTTTACCTTCACGGACCGATAACCAGTGTTGGAG GAGATGGAAGGTGTTAGTTCCAGATGAATTTATTCGGCTCCAACAAGCAAGAAGGATACAAAAAGCTGCTCTTATTGGCAACTTTGTGGATCGGGAGTCAGAGCGTCCTGCACTTGGTCCTAATGATTTTATTCCCTTGTCGATGATTTGTGCAGTTCCTGAATCTGAGAATGTGAATCAGCCAAGGCAATGTAAAAGGAAATTAAG CAGTGTTTCAAAGAAAATTACATCCAAGAGGCTTAGAAAAGAAGCTCAAATTTGTTCTGAAGAAGTCCCAGGGACCATCAATGACAATGAAGTTGAGATCTTTGATGGGCATGATGCCACTCCAAATAAAAAGATGACAAACTGTAATTCCCAACTAATGACTGGTGGATGTGAAGTAGTTGATAGTGTTGAGAAGAAAAGGTTTCTCAAATGTCAGTCTGAAAGTAGTAGATCTTTGGAACCAGATGGAGAGAGAACAAGCCTCCTCGTATTTCCCTCTGAAAGTTTGGAATCAGGGACAACTGATGGTGGTATTATCAGGACCTGTGATGGGAGGAATGCTACTTCAAATAAGAAAATGGTATCCCGCAAACAGCATGCTAGAAAAAGATTGCATGTTAAATCAGGTCAAGAACAATGTGGTATGGGGTCTTTTGGAATGTCCTTATTATCCGGAACTATTGATGGTACAGAACTAATAAATGATCCTTCAGTTCATCAGGATTCAACATCATTGATGGTGACGAGTGGTGAAGAGCCTGGCATTCTTCATGTGGACAATGCTTCTGGGGAGAAGACTCCTAAACTGCGAACAAGAAGGAAAGCATGTATAAGTTCGGATGAACGTTGCAATGGATTAGCGAAGCCCCTTCAAAGTATGGAATTGAGAAATACGGGTTGCAAGGGAGGTTGGAACCTGGTTTTCGATACAATCACTTCGAGTAAGGGAGATGGTTTTCTGAAGCAGTTCcgcaaaaggaaaagaagacctGAATTAGCCAAGGAATGCCAGGAAATTCAGATTGTTCATGGTCGGCGAGATGGccccaaaatttcaaaatatagaGCCGAAACTTCTTCAAAGCAACTTTTACAAACACCAGATGATGATGACATTAAAATTTCTGCTCTTCTCAATAATAAATTGAAGAACAGAAAGTCTCAAGTTGCGAGAAGTGCTTGTCAGTCTTGCTCCCCAACCATGGAATCGTGCGAGAAGCTCGATGGACTAGATGCAGTTGATTGCAGGGCCATTGACCCTTGTCAACCTGTGAGCACTGATCAATCTTGTGACTGTGAGACCGATGACATTACTCTTGCTTGCTTTTTGCGTAATAGTCATAAGAAAAATGATATGGATAAGATCATTGCCCCCCTTGAACATGGCAACACTGGGCAGGAAGGCAATCATGCTGCTGATGTTGATACTCTTGCTTGCTTCCTGCGGAGTACATCAAAGAAACGGCGCCTTAAGAAAAAGAAGTTGGAGCTGCCTGCGGATTAG
- the LOC120017044 gene encoding myb-like protein L isoform X3: MTQIEARLEENKKLRERIKILKDFQAACKKVTGRALSQRKDPRFQLISARDSKVNAKKASATHFGPVENYHVANYRVALTNFPIVLHRNKWTEAEKENLVKGIRQQFQKLVLQISEDLFSGSEGTSGNASSFDDILASVRDFEITPEQIREFLPKVNWDELASLYVMGRSGAECEARWLNFEDPLINREKWTPKEDKLLLYIVQEKGITNWFDIAVSLGTNRTPYQCLARFQRSLNACILKKEWTKEEDAQLRTAVEAFGESNWQSLASTLEGRTGPQCSNRWKKSLHPGRQKVGRWALDEDKRLTVAAMIFGQKNWNKIAKFVSGRTQVQCRERWVNSLDPSVNRSKWTEEEDSKLKAAAAENGYCWSKVASCLPSRTDNQCWRRWKVLVPDEFIRLQQARRIQKAALIGNFVDRESERPALGPNDFIPLSMICAVPESENVNQPRQCKRKLSSVSKKITSKRLRKEAQICSEEVPGTINDNEVEIFDGHDATPNKKMTNCNSQLMTGGCEVVDSVEKKRFLKCQSESSRSLEPDGERTSLLVFPSESLESGTTDGGIIRTCDGRNATSNKKMVSRKQHARKRLHVKSGQEQCGMGSFGMSLLSGTIDGTELINDPSVHQDSTSLMVTSGEEPGILHVDNASGEKTPKLRTRRKACISSDERCNGLAKPLQSMELRNTGCKGGWNLVFDTITSSKGDGFLKQFRKRKRRPELAKECQEIQIVHGRRDGPKISKYRAETSSKQLLQTPDDDDIKISALLNNKLKNRKSQVARSACQSCSPTMESCEKLDGLDAVDCRAIDPCQPVSTDQSCDCETDDITLACFLRNSHKKNDMDKIIAPLEHGNTGQEGNHAADVDTLACFLRSTSKKRRLKKKKLELPAD; the protein is encoded by the exons ATGACTCAGATTGAAGCAAGACTAGAGGAGAACAAAAAACTTAGGGAACGCATTAAAATCCTGAAAGACTTCCAAGCTGCTTGCAAAAAAGTAACAGGGCGAGCATTATCCCAGAGAAAGGATCCTCGTTTCCAACTGATTTCAGCACGAGATTCAAAG GTTAATGCTAAAAAGGCCTCTGCTACTCACTTTGGCCCAGTGGAGAATTATCATGTTGCTAACTACAGAGTCGCATTGACGAACTTTCCAATTGTATTACACCGAAATAAATGGACAGAGGCAGAGAAAGAGAATCTTGTGAAGGGGATAAGACAACAGTTTCAGAAATTGGTGCTTCAAATTTCAGAAGATTTATTCAG TGGTTCAGAGGGAACTTCTGGAAATGCAAGTAGTTTCGATGACATACTTGCATCTGTTAGAGATTTCGAAATTACACCGGAACAAATTAGGGAATTTCTTCCCAAAGTTAACTGGGATGAGTTGGCTTCCTTGTACGTCATGGGTCGTTCTGGTGCTGAATGTGAAGCAAG ATGGTTGAACTTTGAAGATCCCTTAATCAATCGCGAAAAATGGACCCCCAAAGAGGATAAGCTTCTTCTGTATATTGTCCAAGAGAAGGGGATCACAAACTGGTTTGATATTGCAGTATCACTGGGGACAAACAGGACCCCATACCAGTGCTTGGCCCGCTTCCAAAGAAGTTTAAATGCTTGCATATTGAAGAAGGAGTGGACCAAGGAAGAGGATGCTCAACTTCGAACTGCCGTAGAAGCTTTTGGTGAGAGTAATTGGCAGTCCCTAGCTTCTACTTTAGAAGGTCGCACTGGTCCTCAATGCTCCAATAG ATGGAAAAAGTCCCTTCACCCTGGCAGACAAAAGGTGGGGAGGTGGGCGCTGGATGAAGACAAGCGCTTGACGGTTGCTGCAATGatttttggacaaaaaaattggAACAAAATTGCTAAGTTTGTGTCCGGTCGGACTCAAGTGCAATGTAGAGAAAG ATGGGTGAATTCTTTGGACCCTTCTGTAAATCGCAGTAAATGGACTGAAGAAGAGGATTCCAAGTTGAAAGCAGCGGCCGCAGAAAATGGATATTGCTGGTCTAAGGTTGCTTCATGTTTACCTTCACGGACCGATAACCAGTGTTGGAG GAGATGGAAGGTGTTAGTTCCAGATGAATTTATTCGGCTCCAACAAGCAAGAAGGATACAAAAAGCTGCTCTTATTGGCAACTTTGTGGATCGGGAGTCAGAGCGTCCTGCACTTGGTCCTAATGATTTTATTCCCTTGTCGATGATTTGTGCAGTTCCTGAATCTGAGAATGTGAATCAGCCAAGGCAATGTAAAAGGAAATTAAG CAGTGTTTCAAAGAAAATTACATCCAAGAGGCTTAGAAAAGAAGCTCAAATTTGTTCTGAAGAAGTCCCAGGGACCATCAATGACAATGAAGTTGAGATCTTTGATGGGCATGATGCCACTCCAAATAAAAAGATGACAAACTGTAATTCCCAACTAATGACTGGTGGATGTGAAGTAGTTGATAGTGTTGAGAAGAAAAGGTTTCTCAAATGTCAGTCTGAAAGTAGTAGATCTTTGGAACCAGATGGAGAGAGAACAAGCCTCCTCGTATTTCCCTCTGAAAGTTTGGAATCAGGGACAACTGATGGTGGTATTATCAGGACCTGTGATGGGAGGAATGCTACTTCAAATAAGAAAATGGTATCCCGCAAACAGCATGCTAGAAAAAGATTGCATGTTAAATCAGGTCAAGAACAATGTGGTATGGGGTCTTTTGGAATGTCCTTATTATCCGGAACTATTGATGGTACAGAACTAATAAATGATCCTTCAGTTCATCAGGATTCAACATCATTGATGGTGACGAGTGGTGAAGAGCCTGGCATTCTTCATGTGGACAATGCTTCTGGGGAGAAGACTCCTAAACTGCGAACAAGAAGGAAAGCATGTATAAGTTCGGATGAACGTTGCAATGGATTAGCGAAGCCCCTTCAAAGTATGGAATTGAGAAATACGGGTTGCAAGGGAGGTTGGAACCTGGTTTTCGATACAATCACTTCGAGTAAGGGAGATGGTTTTCTGAAGCAGTTCcgcaaaaggaaaagaagacctGAATTAGCCAAGGAATGCCAGGAAATTCAGATTGTTCATGGTCGGCGAGATGGccccaaaatttcaaaatatagaGCCGAAACTTCTTCAAAGCAACTTTTACAAACACCAGATGATGATGACATTAAAATTTCTGCTCTTCTCAATAATAAATTGAAGAACAGAAAGTCTCAAGTTGCGAGAAGTGCTTGTCAGTCTTGCTCCCCAACCATGGAATCGTGCGAGAAGCTCGATGGACTAGATGCAGTTGATTGCAGGGCCATTGACCCTTGTCAACCTGTGAGCACTGATCAATCTTGTGACTGTGAGACCGATGACATTACTCTTGCTTGCTTTTTGCGTAATAGTCATAAGAAAAATGATATGGATAAGATCATTGCCCCCCTTGAACATGGCAACACTGGGCAGGAAGGCAATCATGCTGCTGATGTTGATACTCTTGCTTGCTTCCTGCGGAGTACATCAAAGAAACGGCGCCTTAAGAAAAAGAAGTTGGAGCTGCCTGCGGATTAG